The Anguilla anguilla isolate fAngAng1 chromosome 2, fAngAng1.pri, whole genome shotgun sequence genome contains the following window.
CACCCATCCTAGGCCAGCAATAAGTGAAcccaaaaaaaccttttttttaacttttcattaaaatgtgaagcaagttttctttgctttattgttttacattttctttatttctgactcactgtaaaacaattaaaatttcaGCAAAGATTTTTGAAACCAGAAATCGTCTTGGCTCTGTTGCTAAGACTAACAAATTTATATCTGACAGTAAGATCTCTTCCTCTGGGTGAAAATTTTCTATAAAACCATTTTAGAACTAGAGTGATTGACATTAGTTTGTTGActatttaaactgtaaatatgttttcatcTATAATAGGCAACATTAAAACTTAGTTAAAATTGCGATTATTCGTGAGTATGATTACActgtaaaatacagaaataatttcTTACACCTTGTCTGATGATTATATCTTCACATAACTGTCCATCTGTTGGTGTTTTCATACTCAATGATAAGACAGTTGCCTAGGTAAATataattagaattttgaagatcAGTTTGTGATTCAAGaccaaataaaatgaacaaattattgtgtgtttgtggtacTGTGGATAACGGCATTGTACTAAATTAAATATTCCTGTTTAAAGGTTGTACAGTTCCAGCACATCAATCGATTGATAATGATCAATAACAGTACAGTATGCTACTTACAGTACATGTATGCTATATGTTTCTGCTAGCTTGATCAACAGCTCAGCCTTACAGCCCACCAAGGAGGTGTTCATCCAGGTTGCCTGCCAGATTTTCTCTGATGGCAAGTTTAACTGGGGCAGGGTGGTGGCCCTCTTCTATTTTGCCTGCCGGCTGGTCATCAAAGTGAGTTTTCCAGTTTACAGttttacttcctgtttcccattTTTACACTctgcacagccaatcagtggGCAACTCTGCTTAACCTACATATTTATGATGTAATTTAGGGTATCCCGTTAGTTGAAATTCATAGTTCTGCCTCCCTCTTGAGAGGAAGTATAGAGGCTtagatttaaattattattttttaaaagccttaattcattttaaccttATTTGCAAGAGGCAGCTGATCAACCATGTCCATTACAAGAGATTACAAGAGTTCCAATACAAAAGATGTTGGGGACTACTGTATTATTTAGTTTTACATAGGAGCTATTTTGTCAACCTGATGAACGTGGTTTTACCATAGCCAGTTAGTAAATAATGTAAGACAAGAGTGGAGAAGTAGAAAGAATCGTATGGTTAATTCCAGCTTGGGCATGTTTTATTTACGATAAGCTTCATGAAACCTTTTTGGCTGTGCAGTATGTGAAAAGGGATGTGCTTCTGTTTCTTTTAGGCACTTGTGACAAAGGTCCCTGAGATCATTCGAACCATCATAAGCTGGACAATGGACTACATCAGGGATCATGTGATCAACTGGATCAGGGAGCAAGGAGGCTGGGTAAGCCTGAACTTCGTGTACATATTTCTGCAGGACAAGTACTTTCAGTGCATGCCGTTTCTTTTCAGCACAGTTGGACAGTTGTGTTCAGAATTAAAAGCTGAGCATTCTGAGTggtattgaaaaataataacactatgtctgtctctgtctttcttgtAGGAGGGTATCAAGTCCTACTTTGCAACGTCAAAGTGGCAAACAGCAGGAGTGGTTCTAGCCAGTGTCCTTGCCACTGTTTTGGTCCTCCGCAAAATGTGAAGAGAAACGGTGGGATGGAAAGGGATAGGGTCACAATAGGATTGTtgcaagagaaaaaagagagggagaaataacAGAGAGGGTCAAATGTGTAGACATCTGTTTCTGTCTTCTGAGTGATGAAGAACTACTCCACTTCATCTCTCCTCCACAGGGgggaagctgattggctgcctttGCACTGAAGAAGAGTGTAATCAACTGACAGAGATGAGCACCTCTCATACCTGGCTTTCTCAATGAGAGTCTTTTAATCTTCCTGTTGCTTGAAAGAGAGTAATACGAGTGTAAGTGAGAATGAGATAACTATATTTTGATGGAAGTTGACGATGAAGAAAGTTTTCCTTCCATATCCATATTTTCCCACAACCCTGTCCAGGTCACCTACTTTACCAATTTTCATCAGTTTTCTCCATCAACCTCTATGACTACCTCTCTCTTCCAAACTGTCTCTGTGCTTTGCCATATATAACACTTTCATATATGCATGTGGGTGTTCCAGGCACAGACATTTTGTATAGTGAAATTACTTCACATTGTTCAAATGCAGTTATTCAGTACTGTGCAGATTCAACATAGTGTCAGTTTATGTTCACTGTACCACACTGGGATTATTTAGAAACTCTAAAATTCTATCCATATTTGTTTCTTACTTTTATAGAATACGTTTCAGTGATTTTAGTGTGAACAAGAATATAACTCTGTTTCAAGCTGTCAGTGccttgagctttttttttttgaataggCAGTGACATGTCTTCATTTTCCCTGATAAAAATATGTTACTGGTATATgaaagcaaaaaatgtttttttttcaaattccagGTTCTGCAATCTACTACTCAAATGTGGAtatttcttttctattttatcTTCATAACATTTTATACCTACAAATAAATCATAGCTGCAAGCCGCGATTAAAGAGCAAAGCACTATTGGTAACAATGAAGCCAGTGAATATAAAGCCAGTTTGCAGTGCCTCAATGTGGATTTGTTTTAGCTAAAGTGGATGTTGTGCATTCAAGTatgttttgggggaaaaaaatcaaatttgttttgaagtttGGAGAATTTTCTTATTATAGcatctgttattttattataatttaaaatttattttggactAGTGATACATCTAtagcattcatatttattaagtCTGATAATATTCCCTTTTGTGTGTCTctagaaatttttttattttttacttctgcttataattaattataattaatgtttttttttttttttttactgcatctTTGTGATGGTTCAAGAATGCTCTGAGCAAtgtcttcttttgttttaatgtttagcCATGGTATTGTgggttaaataaatacagtccTAGTTTCCgcaaatgttgttttaaatatatttttatttaaaaatacaaaccaaGCTCAGACACAATCCTGTGAACCAAACAAAGTGTGGAGTTGAACCCTACTCTTTACACTGCTTGTAGTGCTCCTACATCTTTGAAGTGAAAAGTGAAGATGTGACAGACAGCTATACTGGTACAGTTCTGAGAGAAACAATAGCTGCCCACACGagtgctccacacacacaaaaagagatTGTGCATCAGTAACTAGAGCTGAAGTCCTGGGAGGCTATCTTCATCACTGGTCTTGAGTGACAGCTATGAAATTCAACTAAATAACCACCTGTGTCCAGTTGCTCTTCTTCCTTCCA
Protein-coding sequences here:
- the LOC118221131 gene encoding apoptosis regulator BAX-like isoform X1; this encodes MSAPSRGDSGADTDQILDTGAALLKDFIVDRVRRHGTEDVTVTYTQLGGTELCDPAQKQLAQCLQRIGDELDSNVELQSLINSSALQPTKEVFIQVACQIFSDGKFNWGRVVALFYFACRLVIKALVTKVPEIIRTIISWTMDYIRDHVINWIREQGGWEGIKSYFATSKWQTAGVVLASVLATVLVLRKM
- the LOC118221131 gene encoding apoptosis regulator BAX-like isoform X2; this encodes MAASTKGADTDQILDTGAALLKDFIVDRVRRHGTEDVTVTYTQLGGTELCDPAQKQLAQCLQRIGDELDSNVELQSLINSSALQPTKEVFIQVACQIFSDGKFNWGRVVALFYFACRLVIKALVTKVPEIIRTIISWTMDYIRDHVINWIREQGGWEGIKSYFATSKWQTAGVVLASVLATVLVLRKM